The window ttattgtCATATATCAATAAGAAACATCTCTAGTTATCACATACAATAGTTTTAAATCCTTTATAATTGTTAGAATTAATTTTTACAATGATAGTCCCATTATGCAATATTAGACCAACACATCCAGAGATTTCAGATGCCTCTTTACCATACAAGAATATTTATTCTGGGTGGATCCGCTGCTGTCACGTATAGTGTTCGTTGAGGCGGCATTGGAAGTAAACACCACTTTGGTCGCACATGGACTGACTGACAGAGGTCTTTTTTCTAAAAACTGCTGTTATCTCCAGTCGGGTGTTAAATAACCATGTTATGGGACTGTGCATCCTCCAAGCTCGTTATTCTGTCCCAGGTGTTACAGGAATAAGTGTCCCCTTGAGCTCTTTGTTGCAGCAGAATGTGTCCCCACTGAATGCAGTTGGCCCTTTAGAAAAAAGATGGTGGAATGCCACTTCctcttatgtgtgtgtgtctttggtcTCGGCAATATTCCCACCACCGGGATCAGAGACTGAGCTTGGCATTCTGGGAATATCAGTGTTGGCGGATAGCATGATACCCtccacagctgctgtttctaAGAAAAGCTTGAGGACATACACACCAAACGTGTGTTCACATGAGCTGCACACATGTAAATAGGAAATAGCACATCCAAGCACAGGCGTGTATGTTCCcgtcacacatgcacacttacagtaatacactttaagCGGCAGTTAACTGTCAAGCCAGAGGAGAGCATTTGGGAAGCCTAGACAGAGGTtaacgcacacgcacacacacacacacacacacacacacacacacaaataagcTTAGCTACTTGATGTCATTTCCAGCAGCTATGCTTTTATGCTCTGGCAACTGTTtgatatgagtgtgtgtgtgtgtgtgtgtgtgtagcgaCAGTGTTTCTGTTGAACAATGACCACTAacactgttttttctcctgtgtttttcgATCTCTTCAGGCTGTTTTCCATTGACCAGTAAAGAGCcggcagagagaggaacagtAGAGAAGGCGAGCACGGGCGGAGAGGATAATTGCGTTTCTGGCTGCCCTGTGGGAACATGGGATATATGACCTCATCATTCACCTGTGAGGCTCTCAAGTAAACAACTCCAGACAGGTAggaacagcaaacacacacacagacacacacacacagacacacatgcaaatgcagGCAAAGATATCTttaaacagcaataaaacattACTGGGGAAATACGCACACCATCAGAGtccatgttttgtgttgtttagaAGGATGACGGAAGCAGCTGTAGAGAGTGCAGATGTCCTACTAAAAACCTGTGATGTGACatcatgtgatgtcatcacctaCTCCTCCCCTTCGCCATGTCAGTCCCAGTGCATGCAGAAGGAGGACGAGGAGTGTGGCCATGATTGTaagaagctggagcagcaggTGAGTGACACTAAATATAGCTACTGCTATGCATCACATTAATAATATAGCCAGGGTgggaaattaacattttaaaatgtgaacatCTACCAGCCACCGACGGATAAATGTTCAAATTCACCAGCCGCTCAATAGtaaatcattattttctgtGCCACTTTCATATTTTACTAGAATTTTGCTAGGTCCTAATTTCCCACTCTGAATATACGAGAATAAAAATTATGCACCcgcccccacacacacaccgccacCCCTCACGTGCTCACTTTATGACAAATTGTGTCCTCTCTTGCAGAAACACTGTAGCCAGGTGCaaccaaagaaaaaagttaaGGTAAGCTAAAATAATTCTGCCTCTCATTATTCATTCTTGTTGAAATATCGATTGTATTACGCTCTATGAATTTGTAATATTTGCTTGCTTGCGTGTGTATTTTCAGGCCAAAGGAAAGTTAGTTCGCAGCATGGCTGTCTGCGAGGAGTCCTTACCATTTGAAGAAACCCAGGTAACACAAACAccacgcgcgcgcacacacacacacacacacacacacacacacacacacacacacacacacacacacagatcatcatccatctcctcctcctcatcatcatcatcaccgcTCTCAAATTACTCTTAATTTTCTTCCCTCTCAGGCATCTCCAGACACAAACATCTCATCTAGCTGCCATGACAACGAGGGAACTTCATGTAAGGAGGAAGGGCAGGAGAAGAGCACAGAACCAAAGAAACATTCACTGTCCaaaggtttgtgtttgtgtgtatgattGGTATCTCATaaaagagagacaagagagggcaaataaaatgtaataaaactggATTCAGCACTACTATTTAGATGTGGTTCTCCTGGGGTGTTTAATATTGcagtgtgcttttatttttattgtcttgtAATAcatcctgcctgcctgtctgtgtcgGCTCTCAGAGTCCAGCCTGGAGTACACCGACTCCACCGGCATAGACCTGCACCAGTTTATCATCGACACCCTCAACAGCAACCCCAGAGATCGCATGATGCTGCTTAAACTGGAGCAGGACATGATCGACTTCATCACCAGcaataggtgtgtgtgtgtgtagaacaTAACCTTGGGTCCTCATTGAGCTATCTCCCTGGATATTTTATTATGTGCATGCGAAGTCCTGTTAAAGGCCAAATATGATTTTATGCTAATTTAATATCTGTTTTAAGCTCGTTTATTATAATTCTGTCCATACAGCTTATTTAGTGTAGGTACTGATCAATACATCAAGCCATTTATTTTAGCGTGGGTGTGTTCGAGCCCCTGGTGATGAAATTGGACTCAAGCCAACAAATACAACCAGTCTACTTCCTTCTTACTGCTTGTGTCTtatctctctcccttctctctctttctcgcttccacctttttttccttccatcCTTTCCTTCCTACCTCTCTCAGTCCCTTTAAGAAATTCCCTCACATGTCCTCCTACCACCGTATGCTGGTCCATCGGGTGGCGGCCTACTTTGGCATGGAGCACAATGTAGACCAGACAGGCAAGTCTGTCATCATCAACAGGACCAGCAGCACGCGCATGTAAGCATAATCCGTCTGTGAGTTTGTGCATGtaaattgttgtatttttagcGTTTACTGTGAAGTAACCTAAGTTTTTGCTTGTTTCTTTAAGACCGGAGCAGCGTTTCCTGGACGAGGTGCACAAGGACAAGACAGAAGAGATCCATAGGtggaaaattattttgaaaagagaCAACAGCTCAGATGACCaggtctgtctgtcctcctcctaTTTCAATAGCCGCTCATCTCTGTGGAAGTTCCTCTATAATTGACATTGATCGTATCCAATCGGCGTCTTGAACTGTTCTTTTTACTCTCCCTACAGACCCGACTTCACCCATTACAGGAGAAGCAAAGCAAGTcaatggaggagagagaggaggagtatCAACGGGTACGAGATCGAATCTTCAACCAAGAGGTGAGACCggtagagacagagaaagaggaagacagacaggcagatatAGGAGACTCACTAATTTCTCTGTACTTTCACAGCCACTCTGCACCCAGGAGAGCGCCCATGCAGAAACCAGGTAACCTTGCCTGCAGTGTATTCTCTCCATGTGCCTTTTCAGCTTATTATATTTAGATGAGAACATTaatatatgtctgtgtgtgtatgtgtgtgcagggcTGTGGAGGAGTACAATCCATATGCCGAGACCCAGAGGAGAAGGCAGCTCTTCAGGTAGAGCTCTGTCGGCACAGACGCGTAGTCATTTATCATCTTAATCTGGTCAGCCTGGCTGCAACAGAGCTGTTCAGAGTCTGCAGcggaaacagagagaagaccTAGATTTGTTTCAGGGTTTGATTACCAGAGACTTCTCATTCTGAAGGAAATAACATTTTACTTTGGGGAAAGTCTTCATGGGTAAAGATTTAAGTCAGTGAATGTAGCATAAACGCATCAACCCTTCATTATTTGTGGCACATGAGCAGGTGTTGAAGCCACGTTTGTCCCCCATTCACATAAATCGAATGCCTTTCATGCATTAATAAGGTTGTAGGATAATTTTGGATGTGCCTCACAGGGGGAGCCGTGACAGCTCAGGCTCCAGCtggacaggcagcagcagacagagtaGCACCGACACTGACTGTCGCTACGGCAACGACCCCCCACCATGGAGCAGCATGGACTCCGATTCCTCGTACCAGTGGACAAGTCCCACTTCGAAACCCCGCCAACCAGCAAACCACAGCTGGGACGCAACCTCGGGTGTGGCTTTTTAAAACCTCACGTCAGACTAACATTTAGTAACTTTTGAAGACTTCTATGTCACACGTTAAAGGTGTAAATCCAGTCACTGTCAGGTGTGACACTTCGCCCCTGTCTACCTGTGTGTGAGCAAACTTATTTGCAGATTTTATCAGCACGCCGCACTTGGGAAAATCACTGTTTATAAATTATGTAGCATCTAATTAACAAAAAGCAGTGCAAGTTCTTCTGGTGTGAAAATGTAACTCACCGCATGAATGTTCACACCATAGCTGTAAATTTTCACACAACACCTCCAGTCATCTTCACATATTCAGGAATTTACATACGTCAATGTAGAGCAGTGGTGGAGCATGGCATTTTTTATCACATTAAGATGCTGAAATTTGTTCTTTCCACCCTCTCTCTCAGGCTCCATAGCTCTCTACAGACTGCCATCCGCCTGTCCCCACCCCCCGACTCCTCCCATTGTAGATGAGCCGGCTCCGAACTCTGCCTACATCATGGAGAACGGGATCCCACCAGGAAGCATACTAGTGAACCCACATACTGGTACataatacatacaaacacatacacgaGTAAAAttgcacacacaacacacacacatttgtcttACTCGACCCTTTGACCTCTCAGGGCAGCCTTTCCTGAACCCTGATGGAACCCCTGCTGTGTACAACCCTCCAGACAgtcagcagccaatcaggagccagACTCAGCTTCAAGGCTCTCCCTCTCAGCCGCAGGTAGGACGCCACACAGCGGGAGGTGTTCGACACGCctgatacatacatacatacatacatacacgtgtctctgtctgtgtctttatctctgtctccatatgtgtgtgtctctctcaggtGGTTCAGTACTCATCTGTCTCTTACACAGCTCCACAGATGTTGCCTGTCGCTCCCTCACAGCCATACTCCACAGTATGTATCACTGTGCGTGTTGATAGCTACTGCACACACGTGTGTTTAACGGTTTGCGTGCGTGTTTTTGGGGCATCCATGTGCGCGCTGACCTTCTTTTCTCTTCACTGACAGATTGAAGAGCTCTCCTCGCAGTTCGCTCATGTGAGCTGTC is drawn from Pagrus major chromosome 3, Pma_NU_1.0 and contains these coding sequences:
- the arpp21 gene encoding cAMP-regulated phosphoprotein 21 isoform X1, with the translated sequence MTEAAVESADVLLKTCDVTSCDVITYSSPSPCQSQCMQKEDEECGHDCKKLEQQKHCSQVQPKKKVKAKGKLVRSMAVCEESLPFEETQASPDTNISSSCHDNEGTSCKEEGQEKSTEPKKHSLSKESSLEYTDSTGIDLHQFIIDTLNSNPRDRMMLLKLEQDMIDFITSNSPFKKFPHMSSYHRMLVHRVAAYFGMEHNVDQTGKSVIINRTSSTRIPEQRFLDEVHKDKTEEIHRWKIILKRDNSSDDQTRLHPLQEKQSKSMEEREEEYQRVRDRIFNQEPLCTQESAHAETRAVEEYNPYAETQRRRQLFRGSRDSSGSSWTGSSRQSSTDTDCRYGNDPPPWSSMDSDSSYQWTSPTSKPRQPANHSWDATSGSIALYRLPSACPHPPTPPIVDEPAPNSAYIMENGIPPGSILVNPHTGQPFLNPDGTPAVYNPPDSQQPIRSQTQLQGSPSQPQVVQYSSVSYTAPQMLPVAPSQPYSTIEELSSQFAHVSCQSAVEAPPPYPPSQGYIYAAPPPPPPPPNPPSYCQPSPQVPVYYYGQYPTSAQHPCRPVSPSQHIHSQAVQPTAGYAPAVGVQQQSSHTQAQAVLGTYSPITSHQRSMVQGGVSVSYPQSKVVTAVGGEAGYCCVVPPPSHHSSCHPPSCANLSAPAWSAQY
- the arpp21 gene encoding cAMP-regulated phosphoprotein 21 isoform X2; translation: MTEAAVESADVLLKTCDVTSCDVITYSSPSPCQSQCMQKEDEECGHDCKKLEQQKHCSQVQPKKKVKAKGKLVRSMAVCEESLPFEETQASPDTNISSSCHDNEGTSCKEEGQEKSTEPKKHSLSKESSLEYTDSTGIDLHQFIIDTLNSNPRDRMMLLKLEQDMIDFITSNSPFKKFPHMSSYHRMLVHRVAAYFGMEHNVDQTGKSVIINRTSSTRIPEQRFLDEVHKDKTEEIHRWKIILKRDNSSDDQTRLHPLQEKQSKSMEEREEEYQRVRDRIFNQEPLCTQESAHAETRAVEEYNPYAETQRRRQLFRGSRDSSGSSWTGSSRQSSTDTDCRYGNDPPPWSSMDSDSSYQWTSPTSKPRQPANHSWDATSGSIALYRLPSACPHPPTPPIVDEPAPNSAYIMENGIPPGSILVNPHTGQPFLNPDGTPAVYNPPDSQQPIRSQTQLQGSPSQPQVVQYSSVSYTAPQMLPVAPSQPYSTIEELSSQFAHVSCQSAVEAPPPYPPSQGYIYAAPPPPPPPPNPPSYCQPSPQVPVYYYGQYPTSAQHPCRPVSPSQHIHSQAVQPTGYAPAVGVQQQSSHTQAQAVLGTYSPITSHQRSMVQGGVSVSYPQSKVVTAVGGEAGYCCVVPPPSHHSSCHPPSCANLSAPAWSAQY